A stretch of Brassica napus cultivar Da-Ae chromosome C6, Da-Ae, whole genome shotgun sequence DNA encodes these proteins:
- the LOC106366733 gene encoding probable polygalacturonase translates to MGISRLPISVFVFFLLSARHLSLGDPITCSGIVPMKHRSQMLSISDFGAVGDGTTLNTNAFNAAIDRIRNASSSEGTLLYVPRGVYLTQSFNLTSHMTLYLADGAVIKALQDTEKWPLIDPLPSYGRGRERPGSRYISFIHGDGLTDVVITGKNGTIDGAGEPWWNMWTHGTLKFTRPGLIEFKNSTDILISHVVLKNSPFWTLHPVYCSGVVIHHVTILAPTDSPNTDGIDPDSSSNMCIEDSYISTGDDLVAVKSGWDEYGIAYNRPSRDITIRRITGSSPFAGIAIGSETSGGIQNVTVENITLYNSGIGVHIKTNIGRGGSIQGITVSGIHLEKVRTGIKISGDTGDHPDDKFNTSALPVVQGITIKNVWGIKVERAGMVQGLKDAPFTNLCFSNVTFTGTKGSPIWKCSDVVGAAEKVNPTACPELTSTSQQGRYCGNQA, encoded by the exons ATGGGAATCTCTCGACTTCCGATCTCTGTTTTCGTATTCTTTTTGCTCTCCGCTCGCCATCTCTCCCTCGGAGATCCCATCACTTGCTCCGGGATAGTTCCGATGAAGCACAGGAGCCAGATGCTGTCGATTTCTGACTTTGGCGCTGTCGGTGACGGCACCACCTTGAACACCAATGCCTTCAACGCCGCCATTGATCGGATACGAAACGCCAGCAGTAGCGAGGGAACGCTTCTGTACGTGCCTCGCGGCGTTTATTTGACTCAGAGCTTCAACCTTACCAGTCACATGACTCTTTACCTCGCCGACGGTGCAGTCATCAAAGCCCTTCAG GATACGGAGAAATGGCCTTTGATTGACCCTTTGCCTTCTTATGGCAGAGGAAGGGAGCGCCCTGGATCAAGGTATATTAGCTTTATCCATGGAGACGGACTCACCGATGTTGTTATTACAG GCAAAAATGGGACCATTGACGGTGCTGGAGAACCTTGGTGGAACATGTGGACACATGGAACTTTAAAATTCACCAGACCGGGTCTCATCGAATTCAAGAATTCAACTGACATCCTCATCTCTCATGTTGTTCTTAAGAACTCCCCTTTCTGGACTCTCCATCCTGTTTACTGCAG TGGTGTTGTAATTCATCACGTTACCATCCTCGCTCCAACTGATTCCCCAAACACCGATGGGATTGATCCAG ATTCGAGCTCTAACATGTGTATAGAAGACTCCTACATATCCACTGGCGACGACCTTGTTGCAGTGAAGAGCGGTTGGGACGAGTATGGCATTGCGTACAACCGTCCAAGCCGTGACATCACCATCCGACGCATCACAGGATCTTCCCCATTTGCCGGAATAGCCATCGGAAGCGAAACCTCTGGTGGAATCCAGAATGTCACGGTCGAGAACATCACTTTGTACAATTCTGGAATCGGCGTTCATATCAAGACAAACATTGGCCGAGGAGGAAGCATCCAGGGCATCACAGTCTCGGGGATTCACCTGGAGAAAGTTCGGACCGGGATTAAGATCTCTGGCGACACAGGAGATCACCCGGATGATAAATTCAACACATCGGCTCTCCCTGTCGTACAAGGCATAACGATCAAGAACGTCTGGGGAATCAAAGTCGAGCGTGCTGGCATGGTTCAGGGATTGAAAGATGCACCTTTCACCAACCTCTGCTTCTCCAATGTTACATTCACAGGAACAAAAGGTTCTCCGATATGGAAATGCTCAGATGTAGTTGGAGCCGCCGAGAAAGTCAACCCCACAGCTTGCCCTGAGCTGACATCAACCTCCCAACAAGGCCGTTACTGCGGAAACCAAGCATAA
- the LOC111213657 gene encoding KAT8 regulatory NSL complex subunit 3 encodes MEASNKRRKETEELCFGDEESEISSYSSPVVIFAHGAGAPSSSDWMIRWKDKLKKSLSAVEVITFDYPYIAGGKRRVPPKAEKLVQFHLDLVKETAAKFPGHPLILAGKSMGSRVSCMVAADEDIPVSAVICLGYPLKGTKGAIRDETLLEMGIPVMFVQGSKDPKCPLDKLQAVCNKMKALTELHVIDGGDHSFKTGKKHLEAKGLTQDLVEDVALQAIAAFVSKSLAF; translated from the exons ATGGAAGCttcaaataaaagaagaaaggaAACTGAAGAGTTATGTTTCGGTGATGAAGAATCAGAGATTTCATCTTATTCCTCGCCGGTAGTCATATTTGCTCACGGTGCCGGAGCTCCCTCTTCGTCCGACTGGATGATTCG ATGGAAGGATAAGCTAAAGAAGAGCTTATCAGCCGTTGAAGTTATCACATTTGATTACCCTT ATATTGCTGGAGGTAAGAGAAGGGTTCCTCCAAAAGCTGAAAAACTCGTTCAATTTCATTTAGATCTTGTCAAAGAAACTGCTGCTAAGTTCCCTGGTCATCCTTTGATATTGGCAGGTAAATCAATGGGTTCTAG AGTAAGCTGCATGGTAGCCGCGGATGAAGATATTCCAGTTTCAGCTGTAATATGCTTGGGATATCCACTTAAG GGCACGAAAGGTGCAATTAGAGATGAGACGTTGTTGGAAATGGGAATCCCTGTGATGTTTGTGCAG GGTAGCAAAGATCCTAAGTGTCCACTGGATAAGCTCCAAGCTGTTTGCAACAAAATGAAAGCTTTGACTGAGCTGCATGTCATCGATGGTGGAGATCACTCCTTCAAGACTGGGAAGAAGCACCTTGAAGCAAAGGGTTTGACACAAGATCTAGTTGAAGATGTCGCTCTGCAAGCAATTGCAGCTTTTGTCTCCAAATCTCTTGCTTTCTGA
- the LOC106366735 gene encoding uncharacterized protein LOC106366735 translates to MAKLAVTVTILLCTLALSVVASKPENEIIADSHNTLSAESDPFTTNPTTFPESGSSGPELTSSDEITVPVNLMNFHPINRHFPRRPLTFNRRPCHHRRHGMFGRGLQIPYGNDMIISGEEEKTTGPDPSLDSIVVDIPAIKMFVGPIAVEETKHHLEEEEEDGSSMKITVTLMKRKEEGEGERESVFRTKIRKFLNHLV, encoded by the coding sequence ATGGCCAAGCTCGCCGTTACCGTCACCATTCTCTTATGCACGTTGGCTCTCTCCGTCGTTGCCTCCAAGCCCGAAAATGAAATCATCGCCGATAGCCATAACACTTTATCTGCCGAATCCGACCCGTTTACTACAAACCCAACAACCTTTCCCGAATCTGGATCATCTGGACCCGAACTAACATCTTCCGATGAGATCACTGTACCGGTCAATTTAATGAATTTCCATCCGATCAATCGTCACTTCCCTAGGCGTCCCTTGACTTTCAACCGCCGTCCGTGCCACCACCGTCGACACGGGATGTTTGGACGAGGCCTCCAGATCCCTTACGGCAACGACATGATCATCTCCGGTGAAGAAGAAAAGACGACAGGTCCAGATCCTTCGTTAGACAGCATAGTCGTGGATATTCCGGCGATCAAGATGTTTGTCGGTCCCATCGCGGTGGAGGAGACAAAGCACCATctcgaggaggaggaggaggatggcTCCAGCATGAAGATTACTGTGACTTTGATGAAgcgcaaagaagaaggagaaggtgAAAGAGAGAGTGTGTTCAGGACAAAGATTCGCAAGTTTCTAAACCATTTGGTCTGA